The sequence below is a genomic window from Candidatus Omnitrophota bacterium.
TCGATATGAGGTCGTCACCGCTGAGAGAGACACCTACTCCGCCTTCTACGTGGGGCGCCATGACCTCCAGCTTCAATTTATTGAGGACGACCTTCAGGGTGGAGTTCTTGACGACGAAATATCTGCCCGAGACCTTCTTGAGGTTACGCCTCAATATCTCAAGGTCGGCATTGGTAGAGCCCATGTAGCTGGTTATGAAGAAGTCCGGGTTCTCTTTAAGCCGTAAAGAGATCTCTTCTATCATCCGTTCTTTGCACTCTTTACCGAATTTCTGCTGTTTTGCCATCTTCTCTTTACGCCTTCCTGAACTCTGCCAGGTCTATCCTGAGCCCCGGCCCCATAGTGGTCGATAAGAACATGCTCTTTATATGCTGCCCGCGCATTCCTGAAGGGTTGGATGCCATGATCGCGTCTATAAGGGTGTGCGCGTTCTCGTAGATCGCCTTCTCGTCGAAGGACAGCTTCCCTACGGGCGCGTGTATACCCGCCTGTTTATCCATCTTGTATTCGATCTTGCCCTTCTTGACCTCTTTAATGGCCTTGGCGGTATCGAGCGTCACCGTGCCGGCTTTCGGGTTGGGCATGAGCCCTCTAGGGCCCAATATCTTACCGAGTTTGGCTATGTCCTTCATCATATCCGGTGTCGCTATCGCAACGTCGAAATCCGACCAGCCGCCCTGCACCTTCGCTACGAGGTCCTCTGCCCCTACATGTTCGGCGCCCGCCTCCTTGGCCTTCTTCTCTTCCTCGCCTTTACAGAAGACGGCTATACGCACCGGTTTGCCTGTGCCGTGCGGCAACGCGACTGTGCCCCTGATGGTGACGCCGGACTGCGCCTGCTTCGATTCTATATTCACTTTTGCGGATATCTCCACCGTCTCGTCGAATTTACGCTTTGGCAGTTTCTTCAGCACGGAGATCGCGTCTTTCAGGCCGTACGCCTTATCTTTATCGAAGAGCGTCGACATCTCTTTTAGCTTCTTCGTCATCTTCTTCATGATCTTATTCCTCTACCTCTAT
It includes:
- the rplJ gene encoding 50S ribosomal protein L10, whose translation is MAKQQKFGKECKERMIEEISLRLKENPDFFITSYMGSTNADLEILRRNLKKVSGRYFVVKNSTLKVVLNKLKLEVMAPHVEGGVGVSLSGDDLISTCKALVSFAKDHEKFKLKGAFIEGKSLSPARIKELAGLPSREVLLATVFGTMKSPITGFVNVLSGTLRKFVYAVNAIKTKKEGEAAPAAEVKAAT
- the rplA gene encoding 50S ribosomal protein L1 — protein: MKKMTKKLKEMSTLFDKDKAYGLKDAISVLKKLPKRKFDETVEISAKVNIESKQAQSGVTIRGTVALPHGTGKPVRIAVFCKGEEEKKAKEAGAEHVGAEDLVAKVQGGWSDFDVAIATPDMMKDIAKLGKILGPRGLMPNPKAGTVTLDTAKAIKEVKKGKIEYKMDKQAGIHAPVGKLSFDEKAIYENAHTLIDAIMASNPSGMRGQHIKSMFLSTTMGPGLRIDLAEFRKA